A genomic region of Photobacterium swingsii contains the following coding sequences:
- the htpG gene encoding molecular chaperone HtpG — MSEQHTSTNKETRGFQSEVKQLLHLMIHSLYSNKEIFLRELISNASDASDKLRFRALSEPDLYEGDSDLGVKLSFNADAGTLTISDNGIGMSREDAIEHLGTIAKSGTKDFFSSLSNEESKDSQLIGQFGVGFYSAFIVADSVTVHTRAAGAPAEQGVSWQSSGEGDYSVEDITKSTRGTDIILHLREEEKEFLSEYRLRDVIGKYSDHIGIPVHLQTAEMDEEGKETGNKKWEQINKAQALWTRNKSDISEEEYKEFYKHVSHDYAEPLHWSHNRVEGKQDYTSLLYVPSKAPFDLYNRDSKHGLKLYVQRVFIMDDAEQFMPSYLRFMRGLIDSNDLPLNVSREILQDNKVTQALRKACTKRSLTMLERMAKNDAEKYQTFWNEFGQVLKEGPAEDFANRDKIANLLRFSSTENNAAEQVVSLADYVERMKEDQEKIYFITADSFKAAQNSPHLEQFRAKGIEVILMHDRIDEWLMNYLPEFDGKQFQSITKADLDLSKFENEEDKEKQKETEEAFKSVVERTQAYLGDRVKEVRTTFKLHDTPAVVVTDENEMGTQMAKLMAAVGQEAPEVQYIFEINPEHALVKQMADEADEVVFGRWVEMLMGQAMLAERGAMEDPSQFLNAVNQLLAK, encoded by the coding sequence ATGAGCGAACAACATACCTCTACCAATAAGGAAACCCGTGGTTTTCAGTCAGAAGTGAAACAACTTCTTCATCTGATGATTCACTCTTTGTATTCAAATAAAGAGATTTTTTTACGTGAGCTAATTTCTAATGCGTCGGATGCGTCAGATAAATTACGTTTCCGTGCATTGTCAGAGCCAGACTTGTATGAAGGTGACTCAGATCTAGGTGTTAAATTGTCATTTAATGCCGATGCAGGTACGTTGACTATTAGCGATAACGGCATTGGTATGAGCCGTGAAGATGCGATTGAGCACTTAGGTACAATTGCAAAATCAGGCACAAAAGATTTCTTCAGTAGCCTAAGTAATGAAGAAAGCAAAGACTCACAGCTTATTGGCCAATTTGGTGTTGGCTTCTACTCTGCGTTTATTGTGGCTGACTCTGTCACAGTACACACCCGTGCTGCTGGCGCACCCGCAGAGCAGGGCGTGAGCTGGCAATCAAGCGGTGAAGGTGATTACAGTGTTGAAGATATCACTAAGTCGACACGTGGTACTGATATCATTCTTCACCTTCGTGAAGAAGAAAAAGAATTTTTAAGCGAATACCGCCTACGTGACGTGATCGGTAAATACTCAGATCATATTGGTATTCCTGTTCACCTGCAAACGGCAGAGATGGACGAAGAAGGGAAAGAAACAGGCAACAAAAAGTGGGAGCAAATCAACAAGGCGCAGGCTTTGTGGACTCGCAACAAGTCAGATATTTCTGAAGAAGAATACAAAGAGTTCTACAAGCATGTTTCTCATGACTATGCCGAGCCGCTTCATTGGAGCCATAACCGTGTCGAAGGTAAGCAAGATTACACTAGCTTATTATATGTGCCTTCTAAAGCACCATTCGACCTATATAATCGCGATAGTAAGCATGGCTTGAAGTTATATGTTCAACGTGTGTTCATTATGGATGATGCTGAACAATTTATGCCAAGTTACCTACGCTTTATGCGTGGTTTGATCGATTCTAACGATTTACCACTAAACGTATCGCGTGAGATTTTACAAGATAACAAGGTGACTCAAGCGCTACGTAAGGCGTGTACGAAACGTTCATTAACTATGCTTGAGCGCATGGCGAAGAATGATGCAGAGAAATACCAGACATTCTGGAATGAATTTGGCCAAGTACTAAAAGAAGGCCCTGCAGAAGATTTTGCTAATCGTGACAAAATAGCGAACTTGTTACGCTTTAGCTCAACTGAGAATAATGCGGCTGAACAAGTTGTTTCATTGGCGGATTACGTTGAAAGAATGAAAGAAGATCAAGAGAAGATCTACTTCATCACAGCAGACAGCTTTAAAGCAGCGCAAAATAGCCCTCACCTTGAGCAATTCCGTGCGAAAGGTATTGAAGTTATCTTAATGCACGATCGCATTGACGAGTGGCTGATGAATTACTTACCTGAATTTGATGGCAAGCAGTTCCAGTCAATCACAAAGGCGGATCTTGATTTGTCTAAATTCGAGAATGAAGAAGACAAAGAAAAGCAAAAAGAAACAGAAGAAGCTTTCAAATCTGTGGTTGAACGCACCCAAGCTTACTTGGGGGATCGTGTGAAAGAAGTACGTACGACTTTTAAACTTCACGATACACCTGCTGTTGTGGTTACAGATGAAAACGAAATGGGCACGCAGATGGCAAAATTGATGGCTGCTGTCGGTCAAGAAGCGCCTGAAGTGCAATACATTTTCGAAATTAACCCAGAGCATGCTCTGGTTAAACAAATGGCAGACGAAGCTGACGAAGTGGTATTTGGCCGTTGGGTTGAAATGCTGATGGGTCAAGCGATGTTAGCGGAACGTGGTGCGATGGAAGATCCATCTCAGTTCCTGAATGCGGTTAATCAGCTACTGGCTAAATAG
- the adk gene encoding adenylate kinase, with product MRIILLGAPGAGKGTQAQFIMEKFGIPQISTGDMLRAAIKAGTELGKQAKSVIDAGQLVSDDIILGLVKERIAQDDCAKGFLLDGFPRTIPQADGLKENGVEIDYVIEFDVADEVIVERMAGRRAHLASGRTYHVVYNPPKVEGKDDETGEDLVIREDDKEETVLARLGVYHKQTAPLIEYYGKEAAAGNTKYLKFDGTKEVAAVSAELEKALS from the coding sequence ATGCGCATCATTCTTCTGGGCGCTCCAGGTGCAGGTAAAGGTACTCAGGCACAATTCATCATGGAGAAATTTGGTATTCCTCAAATCTCTACGGGTGACATGCTACGTGCAGCAATCAAAGCAGGTACAGAGCTAGGCAAACAAGCGAAATCTGTAATCGATGCAGGTCAACTTGTGTCTGATGACATCATTCTTGGTCTGGTTAAAGAGCGTATTGCCCAAGACGATTGTGCGAAAGGCTTCCTACTAGACGGTTTCCCACGCACTATTCCTCAAGCTGATGGCTTGAAAGAAAACGGTGTTGAGATCGACTACGTTATCGAATTCGATGTGGCTGACGAAGTGATCGTTGAGCGTATGGCGGGCCGTCGTGCTCACCTTGCTTCTGGTCGTACTTACCACGTTGTTTACAATCCGCCAAAAGTGGAAGGTAAAGATGACGAAACTGGTGAAGATCTTGTTATCCGTGAAGATGACAAAGAAGAAACAGTACTAGCGCGTCTAGGTGTTTACCACAAGCAAACTGCACCGCTTATCGAATACTACGGTAAAGAAGCTGCAGCAGGTAACACTAAGTACCTTAAATTTGACGGTACTAAAGAAGTTGCGGCAGTAAGCGCTGAGCTAGAAAAAGCATTATCTTAA
- a CDS encoding aldo/keto reductase encodes MKRIKTEVNGPEFSQFIAGYWRLMEWNMTPQQRLTFLKQHVELGITTCDHADIYGNYECEAAFGEALKLDPSMRDSIEIVSKCGIRLPSAPSGDIALPHYNTTTDYIVSQAEQSLKNLHTDHLDLLLIHRPDPLMNVDDIAEAFSRLKQDGKVKHVGVSNFTTSQFDLLQSRLDYPLATNQLEISPVNMAALHDGSLDQMQQHRIAPMAWSCLSGGSLFNGQDEKSKRLRAELEIIAAEVGAEGIDQIVYAWVLALPSKPLPIIGSGKIERVRQAIRSADITLTRQQWFRIWVASNGHNVP; translated from the coding sequence ATGAAACGAATAAAGACAGAAGTAAACGGCCCTGAGTTCTCCCAATTCATTGCTGGCTATTGGCGCTTAATGGAATGGAACATGACACCACAACAGCGTCTGACCTTCCTAAAACAGCATGTCGAGTTAGGCATCACCACTTGTGATCACGCGGATATTTACGGTAATTACGAATGTGAAGCGGCTTTTGGTGAGGCCTTAAAATTAGACCCTAGTATGCGTGATAGTATTGAGATCGTGAGCAAATGTGGCATTCGCCTGCCAAGCGCTCCTTCGGGTGATATCGCACTACCCCATTACAATACCACCACTGACTACATAGTATCGCAAGCTGAGCAATCACTAAAAAACCTTCACACCGATCATCTTGATTTACTATTGATACACCGCCCCGATCCACTGATGAATGTGGATGATATTGCAGAGGCCTTTAGCCGCCTTAAACAAGACGGCAAAGTAAAACATGTGGGGGTATCAAACTTCACTACCAGTCAGTTCGATTTATTACAATCACGCCTAGATTATCCATTAGCAACGAACCAACTAGAGATTTCGCCAGTCAATATGGCAGCACTGCACGATGGTTCCTTAGACCAAATGCAGCAGCACCGTATTGCACCTATGGCATGGTCATGCTTGAGTGGTGGTAGTTTGTTCAACGGACAAGATGAAAAGTCTAAACGTCTACGTGCAGAGCTTGAAATAATCGCGGCTGAAGTCGGTGCGGAAGGTATCGACCAAATTGTTTATGCCTGGGTACTCGCCCTACCCTCTAAGCCACTACCTATCATTGGCAGCGGCAAAATAGAACGCGTCCGCCAAGCTATTCGCAGTGCTGATATAACGCTAACACGTCAGCAATGGTTCCGAATCTGGGTTGCCTCAAACGGCCACAACGTGCCTTAG
- the asnB gene encoding asparagine synthase B → MCSVFGILDIKGDATALRTTALEMSKKMRHRGPDWSGIYASDKAILVHERLAIVDLNSGEQPLYNQDKTHALAVNGEIYNHKELRAEFAPNYPFQTESDCEIILALYKEKGPELLDYLNGIFGFILYDEQEDAYLIGRDHIGIIPLYHGHDEHGNYYVASEMKALVPVCKTISEFPPGHFLWSKKGEPVRYYKRDWMEYDTVADAKTDKAALKDALESAVKRQLMTDVPYGVLLSGGLDSSVISAITKKFAAKRIEDDEQSQAWWPTLHSFAIGLEGAPDLKAAKVVADSIGTVHHELTYTVQEGLDAIRDVIYHIETYDVTTIRASTPMYLMSRKIRAMGIKMVLSGEGADEVFGGYLYFHKAPNAKEFHEETVRKLLALNMFDCARANKSMAAWGIEARVPFLDKDFLEVAMRVNPEDKMCGNGKMEKHIIRECFEDYLPESVAWRQKEQFSDGVGYSWIDTLRDVAEAKVSDQQLETAKFRFPYNTPTTKEAYAYREIFEELFPLESAAKCVPGGPSIACSSAKAIEWDESFKNSADPSGRAVAAIHNEAYKK, encoded by the coding sequence ATGTGTTCAGTATTTGGGATATTAGATATTAAAGGCGATGCTACCGCATTACGTACAACAGCATTAGAGATGTCAAAAAAAATGCGTCATCGCGGACCAGACTGGTCTGGTATTTATGCATCAGACAAGGCAATCCTGGTTCATGAGCGCTTAGCAATTGTGGACTTAAACAGCGGTGAACAGCCACTTTACAACCAAGACAAAACCCATGCACTCGCAGTTAACGGTGAGATCTACAACCACAAAGAACTGCGCGCTGAATTCGCACCCAACTACCCATTTCAAACTGAATCTGACTGTGAAATCATTCTGGCACTATACAAAGAAAAAGGCCCAGAACTACTCGATTACTTAAACGGTATTTTTGGCTTTATTCTTTACGATGAACAAGAAGACGCTTACTTAATTGGCCGTGACCACATTGGCATTATCCCGCTTTATCATGGCCATGATGAGCATGGTAACTACTATGTAGCTTCTGAAATGAAAGCGCTTGTACCTGTTTGTAAAACCATCAGTGAGTTCCCTCCAGGTCACTTCCTATGGAGCAAAAAAGGCGAGCCGGTACGTTACTACAAACGTGACTGGATGGAATATGATACCGTTGCAGATGCAAAAACAGATAAAGCAGCACTGAAAGACGCGTTAGAAAGCGCTGTAAAACGTCAATTGATGACAGACGTACCTTACGGTGTATTACTGTCTGGTGGTCTTGATTCATCAGTTATCTCTGCAATCACCAAAAAGTTTGCAGCAAAACGTATTGAAGATGATGAGCAATCTCAAGCTTGGTGGCCAACCTTGCACTCCTTTGCGATTGGTCTTGAAGGTGCACCCGATCTAAAAGCTGCGAAAGTTGTTGCTGACAGCATAGGTACGGTTCACCATGAATTGACTTACACCGTTCAAGAAGGTCTTGATGCCATTCGTGATGTGATTTACCACATTGAGACCTACGATGTAACGACAATTCGTGCATCCACCCCTATGTACCTGATGTCGCGTAAGATCCGTGCAATGGGTATTAAAATGGTGCTCTCGGGTGAAGGGGCTGATGAAGTCTTTGGTGGTTACTTGTACTTCCACAAAGCACCAAATGCCAAAGAATTCCATGAAGAAACTGTACGTAAATTACTTGCGCTGAACATGTTTGACTGCGCGCGCGCCAACAAATCAATGGCAGCATGGGGTATTGAAGCACGTGTACCTTTCCTTGATAAAGATTTCTTGGAAGTGGCTATGCGAGTTAACCCTGAAGACAAAATGTGTGGCAACGGTAAGATGGAAAAACACATTATTCGTGAGTGTTTTGAAGATTACTTACCTGAATCTGTGGCATGGCGTCAAAAAGAACAGTTCTCTGATGGTGTTGGTTATAGCTGGATTGACACGCTACGTGATGTAGCGGAAGCAAAAGTGTCTGATCAGCAACTTGAAACAGCGAAATTCCGCTTCCCATACAACACACCAACAACCAAAGAAGCGTATGCTTACCGTGAGATCTTTGAAGAACTATTCCCGCTAGAAAGTGCGGCAAAATGTGTTCCTGGCGGTCCATCAATTGCTTGTTCTAGTGCAAAAGCGATTGAGTGGGATGAAAGCTTTAAGAACAGTGCCGATCCATCAGGTCGTGCGGTTGCTGCCATTCACAATGAAGCTTACAAAAAATAA
- a CDS encoding inosine/guanosine kinase — protein sequence MKFPGQRKSKHYFPVHARDPLLSQTKQEKRLTRTHVVGIDQTLVDIEACVDDAFLERYELSKGHSLVISDEKAEALYQELKEKNLISHEFAGGTIGNTLHNYSVLADDKSVLLGVMSKDIEVGSYAYRYLCNTSSRMDMNHLQPVHGPIGRCFALISAEGERTFAINEGHMNQLSPDSIPESVFKNASALVLTAYLVRCKDGDPMPAATMRAIDYAKKYDVPVVLTLGTKFVIQDDPQWWRDFLRDHVTVVAMNEDEAEALTGESDPLVAADQTLEWVDLVLCTAGPIGLYTAGYTEDSAKRTTSLPLLPGEIAEFNRYEFSRPMLKEACEAPIKAYSHISPYMGGPERIKNTNGAGDGALSALLHDMSANRYHKENVPNSSKHQHSFLTYSSFSQICLYSNRVSYEVLAQHSPRLSRGLPEREDSLEEAYWER from the coding sequence ATGAAATTTCCAGGCCAACGTAAATCGAAGCATTACTTTCCTGTACATGCTCGTGATCCACTTCTGAGTCAAACAAAGCAAGAAAAACGTCTAACTCGTACCCATGTTGTTGGTATCGACCAAACTTTGGTTGATATTGAAGCCTGTGTAGATGACGCATTTCTTGAACGTTATGAGCTAAGCAAAGGTCATTCTTTAGTGATCTCTGATGAAAAAGCAGAAGCTTTATATCAGGAGCTAAAAGAAAAGAACTTAATTAGCCATGAGTTTGCTGGCGGTACCATAGGTAACACGCTACACAACTATTCCGTATTGGCTGATGATAAATCGGTACTGCTGGGTGTGATGAGTAAAGATATTGAAGTAGGTAGCTACGCATATCGTTACTTGTGTAATACATCAAGCCGTATGGATATGAACCACCTACAGCCAGTGCATGGCCCTATTGGTCGTTGTTTTGCGTTAATCTCTGCAGAAGGTGAGCGTACCTTTGCGATTAACGAAGGACACATGAACCAACTAAGCCCAGATAGCATTCCTGAATCTGTATTTAAAAATGCTTCGGCACTTGTATTAACGGCTTACCTTGTTCGTTGTAAAGATGGCGACCCAATGCCTGCTGCAACAATGCGAGCAATTGATTACGCGAAAAAATATGATGTGCCTGTTGTTTTAACTTTAGGTACTAAGTTTGTGATTCAAGACGATCCACAGTGGTGGCGTGATTTCCTACGCGATCATGTGACGGTTGTGGCGATGAATGAAGATGAAGCCGAAGCCTTAACGGGTGAATCTGATCCATTGGTTGCGGCTGATCAAACGCTTGAGTGGGTTGACCTTGTTTTATGTACTGCTGGTCCTATTGGCTTGTACACGGCGGGCTACACGGAAGACAGTGCAAAGCGTACAACGAGCTTGCCACTATTGCCTGGTGAAATTGCAGAGTTTAACCGCTACGAATTTAGTCGCCCTATGCTGAAAGAGGCATGTGAAGCGCCAATTAAGGCGTACTCACACATATCACCGTACATGGGTGGTCCTGAACGTATCAAGAATACCAATGGTGCAGGTGATGGTGCTCTGTCTGCATTACTGCATGATATGTCAGCCAACCGTTACCACAAAGAGAACGTCCCTAATTCAAGTAAGCACCAACATAGCTTTTTGACGTACTCTTCGTTTTCTCAAATCTGTCTGTACTCTAACCGTGTTAGTTACGAAGTACTGGCTCAGCACTCACCACGTTTATCTCGTGGCTTGCCTGAGCGTGAAGACAGTCTTGAAGAAGCATACTGGGAACGTTAA
- the hemH gene encoding ferrochelatase codes for MSKKHGVLLVNLGTPDEPTSAGVKRFLGEFLHDKRVVDMTRWLWCPILHGVILPIRAPKVAKLYQSVWMDDGSPLMVYSKRQKQLLQAELNVPVELGMTYGSPSIEAGLAALKEQGCDKVVVLPLYPQYSQTTTAAVFDKLAKSIKAWPELPEFRFVNHYFEHPDYISALAQSASDFWAEHGQPDYLLCSYHGIPKRYADNGDPYPVHCNQTTALLAESLDLPREKMSMSYQSIFGREEWLQPYTDKTIEALAKKGVKRLDVMCPAFSVDCLETLEEIAEECKAVFIEAGGESFNLIPCLNDNSAHITMMANLVKQNTQGWGE; via the coding sequence ATGAGTAAAAAGCACGGCGTATTGTTAGTGAATTTAGGTACGCCAGATGAGCCAACATCGGCCGGTGTAAAGCGTTTCTTGGGCGAGTTTCTACACGATAAGCGCGTGGTTGACATGACTCGTTGGCTTTGGTGTCCAATATTACATGGTGTTATTTTACCTATCCGTGCGCCTAAAGTCGCAAAGTTGTATCAATCTGTTTGGATGGATGACGGTTCACCACTTATGGTGTATTCAAAGCGTCAGAAACAGTTATTACAAGCAGAACTGAATGTACCTGTTGAGCTTGGTATGACTTATGGTTCACCAAGTATTGAAGCTGGGTTAGCCGCTCTTAAAGAGCAAGGCTGTGACAAAGTGGTTGTGTTGCCGCTTTACCCGCAATATTCGCAAACCACAACAGCTGCTGTATTTGATAAGTTAGCGAAATCGATAAAAGCATGGCCAGAGTTACCTGAATTTCGTTTCGTTAACCACTATTTTGAACATCCAGACTATATCTCAGCCTTAGCTCAATCAGCCTCTGATTTTTGGGCTGAGCACGGTCAACCTGATTACCTATTGTGTTCTTACCATGGTATTCCTAAACGTTATGCAGACAATGGTGATCCGTACCCTGTGCACTGCAACCAAACAACAGCATTGCTTGCTGAAAGCTTGGACTTACCGCGTGAAAAAATGAGCATGAGTTACCAATCGATTTTTGGACGGGAAGAATGGCTGCAACCATATACGGATAAAACCATTGAAGCTTTGGCGAAAAAAGGCGTGAAACGCTTAGATGTAATGTGCCCCGCTTTCTCTGTGGACTGTTTAGAGACATTGGAAGAAATTGCAGAAGAGTGTAAAGCGGTCTTTATTGAAGCTGGTGGCGAAAGCTTCAATCTTATTCCATGCTTGAATGATAACTCGGCACACATCACGATGATGGCAAACCTTGTAAAGCAAAATACACAGGGGTGGGGTGAGTAA